A genomic region of Paralichthys olivaceus isolate ysfri-2021 chromosome 18, ASM2471397v2, whole genome shotgun sequence contains the following coding sequences:
- the mctp1b gene encoding multiple C2 and transmembrane domain-containing protein 1 isoform X2, translated as MERGDGDENERSSSQQNSLWRQFQAKAKPLLSPKLCARDPENKKEPGMWMLKIMKRRENVVLDRVISSSQPDLLFSPRGDVDATEAQLCGKAAASGSGLVRERLPSSSQHMSASPDKPTVAQLVQSHHKSSSLGSACLEKLSKPPASGGGGSGGGGSGGSSGGEATEAAAATEAEPESKDEQPGMAAPCSAGANPERIATSSGMYKLDIDLKRGHNLAIRDRGGSSDPYVKIKLGNKEVFKSKTIHKNLNPVWDEKKTIIMDNLSEPLHFKVFDYDFAFQDDFMGSAYLYVESLEQQRSIPVTLVLKDPQYPDQDLGTLELAVTLTPKESPIEERRDATQREVKTYRWRPYVNKTMLLRRSWKRSAKQQSTRLSEMHRKSQLWRGIVSIALIEGRNLTPMDPNGLSDPYVKFRLGQQKYRSKTVAKTLSPQWREKFDMHLFDETGGELEITVWDRDTGRRDDFIGRCQLDLSALAKEQTHHLKLPLEESQGYVVLLVTLTASAHVSIADLSLTPLDDPQEHREILQRYSLLQSFSNFKDVGIVQVKVMRAEGLMAADVTGKSDPFCVLELNNDRLQTHTVYKNLNPEWYKVFTFNVKDIHSLLEVTVFDEDRDRSADFLGKVAIPLLNIRNGEQKSYTLKNKELTGPTKGVIYLEIDVIYNTVKAALRTVVPAEQKYIEEEPKVSKQLLQQNFNRVKRCIMVLINYGTYINSCFQWESAQRSIISFVLFVVVVWNFELYMLPLALLLLLLWNYIFSSSRVTGDMSMEAMFEWEDVEEDKEDKDSEPKGFIDKLYAIQEVFISVQSALDEAASYGERIKNTFNWTVPFLSWLAITAFCLATVLLYLIPLRYIVLVWGVNKFTKKLRNPYLIDNNELLDFLSRVPSDVQVMQYRELKLDPGQSPNKRRRPNLS; from the exons ATGGAGCGGGGAGACGGCGACGAGAATGAGAGGAGCTCGTCCCAGCAGAACTCACTGTGGAGACAGTTTCAGGCCAAAGCCAAGCCGCTGCTCAGCCCCAAGCTGTGCGCCAGAGACCCGGAGAACAAGAAGGAGCCAGGCATGTGGATGTTAAAGATAATGAAACGGAGGGAAAACGTCGTCCTCGACCGGGTGATCTCCTCCTCACAGCCCGACCTGCTCTTCTCCCCCCGGGGGGACGTGGACGCCACAGAGGCTCAGCTCTGCGGAAAAGCGGCGGCGAGCGGCTCCGGACTCGTGCGGGAGAGGCTGCCGTCGTCCTCCCAGCACATGTCCGCCTCCCCGGACAAGCCCACGGTGGCTCAGCTGGTGCAGTCCCACCACAAGAGCTCCTCTCTGGGGTCTGCATGTCTGGAGAAGCTGTCCAAGCCACCGgccagcggcggcggcggcagcgggGGCGGCGGCAGCGGGGGCAGCAGCGGGGGCGAGgcgactgaagctgctgcagccacGGAGGCAGAGCCGGAGAGCAAGGATGAGCAGCCG GGTATGGCTGCTCCGTGCTCCGCAGGGGCCAATCCTGAGCGAATCGCCACCAGCTCAGGGATGTACAAGCTGGACATTGACCTCAAGAGAGGCCACAACCTGGCCATACGCGACAGAGGAG GCAGCAGTGATCCATATGTCAAGATCAAACTCGGTAATAAAGAGGTGTTCAAGAGCAAAACCATCCACAAAAACCTCAACCCAGTGTGGGATGAGAAGAAGACTATAATAATGGATAATCTGAGTGAACCTTTGCATTTCAAG GTGTTTGACTATGACTTTGCCTTTCAAGATGACTTCATGGGTTCAGCTTACCTCTATGTGGAGTCTCTGGAGCAGCAGAG GTCAATACCTGTAACTCTGGTGCTGAAGGACCCACAGTATCCCGATCAGGATCTGGGCACCCTGGAGCTGGCCGTCACCCTGACACCTAAAGAAAGTCCCATAGAGGAGCGACGAGACGCGACG cagagggaggttAAGACGTATCGGTGGAGGCCTTATGTGAATAAA ACTATGCTGCTCAGGAGGTCCTGGAAACGATCCGCTAAG cagcagtcaacGCGTCTTTCAGAGATGCATCGGAAATCACAACTCTGGCGAGGGATTGTCAGCATTGCATTAATTGAAGGTCGAAACCTGACTCCCATGGACCCTAACGGCCTAAGTGACCCATACGTCAAGTTCAGACTGGGGCAACAGAAGTACAGGAGCAAG ACTGTGGCAAAGACCCTGAGTCCACAGTGGAGGGAGAAGTTTGACATGCATCTGTTTGACGAGACAGGAGGAGAGTTGGAGATCACAGTGTGGGACAGAGACACCGGCAGGAGAGATGACTTCATTGGACG CTGCCAGCTGGACCTCTCTGCTCTGGCTAAAGAGCAAACCCATCACCTGAAGCTGCCACTGGAAGAATCCCAGGGGTATGTGGTGCTGCTGGTCACGCTCACCGCCTCTGCCCACGTCTCCATCGCTGACTTGTCTCTCACACCGCTGGACGATCCACAGGAACACAGGGAGATACTCCAACGATAC aGTTTGCTGCAGTCATTCTCTAACTTTAAAGATGTGGGCATAGTGCAGGTCAAGGTGATGAGAGCAGAAGGTCTCATGGCTGCAGATGTGACTG GTAAGAGTGACCCTTTCTGTGTGCTGGAGCTGAATAACGACAgacttcagacacacactgtttacaAGAACCTAAATCCAGAGTGGTACAAAGTCTTCACCTT taatgtgaaagacattcactcATTGTTGGAGGTGACAGTGTTtgatgaagacagagacaggagcGCTGACTTCCTGGGAAAAGTTGCCATTCCCTTATTGAAT ATACGAAATGGTGAGCAGAAGAGCTACACACTAAAGAATAAGGAGCTGACGGGTCCAACCAAAGGAGTCATCTACCTAGAGATCGATGTCATCTACAACACT GTCAAAGCTGCTTTGAGGACTGTGGTCCCTGCAGAACAGAAATATATCGAGGAAGAACCAAAAGTCTCCAAACAG TTGCTCCAGCAGAATTTTAATCGTGTGAAGCGGTGCATCATGGTCCTGATCAACTATGGGACGTACATCAACAGCTGCTTTCAGTGGGAGTCTGCACAAAGGAGCATCATCTCCTTTGTG CTATTTGTGGTGGTTGTGTGGAACTTTGAGCTCTACATGTTGCCACTcgccttgctgctgctgctgctctggaacTACATCTTCTCTTCAAGCAGGGTAACAGGCGACATG TCAATGGAGGCCATGTTTGAATGGGAGGATGTAGAGGAGGATAAAGAAGATAAG GACTCAGAGCCCAAGGGCTTCATAGATAAACTATATGCCATCCAGGAAGTGTTCATCAGTGTGCAGAGTGCTCTGGATGAGGCTGCGTCTTATGGAGAGAGGATAAAGAA CACCTTTAACTGGACAGTGCCTTTTCTAAGCTGGTTGGCGATCACCGCCTTTTGTTTGGCCACAGTTCTGCTCTACCTCATACCTCTTCGATACATTGTGCTCGTATGGG GTGTGAATAAATTCACCAAGAAGCTTCGGAATCCGTACTTGATTGACAACAATGAGCTTCTTGACTTTCTATCCAGAGTCCCCTCGGATGTTCAAGTG ATGCAGTATCGTGAGCTGAAGCTCGACCCTGGACAAAGCCCCAACAAACGTAGGAGACCAAACCTGAGCTAA
- the mctp1b gene encoding multiple C2 and transmembrane domain-containing protein 1 isoform X1 — protein MERGDGDENERSSSQQNSLWRQFQAKAKPLLSPKLCARDPENKKEPGMWMLKIMKRRENVVLDRVISSSQPDLLFSPRGDVDATEAQLCGKAAASGSGLVRERLPSSSQHMSASPDKPTVAQLVQSHHKSSSLGSACLEKLSKPPASGGGGSGGGGSGGSSGGEATEAAAATEAEPESKDEQPGMAAPCSAGANPERIATSSGMYKLDIDLKRGHNLAIRDRGGSSDPYVKIKLGNKEVFKSKTIHKNLNPVWDEKKTIIMDNLSEPLHFKVFDYDFAFQDDFMGSAYLYVESLEQQRSIPVTLVLKDPQYPDQDLGTLELAVTLTPKESPIEERRDATQREVKTYRWRPYVNKTMLLRRSWKRSAKQQQSTRLSEMHRKSQLWRGIVSIALIEGRNLTPMDPNGLSDPYVKFRLGQQKYRSKTVAKTLSPQWREKFDMHLFDETGGELEITVWDRDTGRRDDFIGRCQLDLSALAKEQTHHLKLPLEESQGYVVLLVTLTASAHVSIADLSLTPLDDPQEHREILQRYSLLQSFSNFKDVGIVQVKVMRAEGLMAADVTGKSDPFCVLELNNDRLQTHTVYKNLNPEWYKVFTFNVKDIHSLLEVTVFDEDRDRSADFLGKVAIPLLNIRNGEQKSYTLKNKELTGPTKGVIYLEIDVIYNTVKAALRTVVPAEQKYIEEEPKVSKQLLQQNFNRVKRCIMVLINYGTYINSCFQWESAQRSIISFVLFVVVVWNFELYMLPLALLLLLLWNYIFSSSRVTGDMSMEAMFEWEDVEEDKEDKDSEPKGFIDKLYAIQEVFISVQSALDEAASYGERIKNTFNWTVPFLSWLAITAFCLATVLLYLIPLRYIVLVWGVNKFTKKLRNPYLIDNNELLDFLSRVPSDVQVMQYRELKLDPGQSPNKRRRPNLS, from the exons ATGGAGCGGGGAGACGGCGACGAGAATGAGAGGAGCTCGTCCCAGCAGAACTCACTGTGGAGACAGTTTCAGGCCAAAGCCAAGCCGCTGCTCAGCCCCAAGCTGTGCGCCAGAGACCCGGAGAACAAGAAGGAGCCAGGCATGTGGATGTTAAAGATAATGAAACGGAGGGAAAACGTCGTCCTCGACCGGGTGATCTCCTCCTCACAGCCCGACCTGCTCTTCTCCCCCCGGGGGGACGTGGACGCCACAGAGGCTCAGCTCTGCGGAAAAGCGGCGGCGAGCGGCTCCGGACTCGTGCGGGAGAGGCTGCCGTCGTCCTCCCAGCACATGTCCGCCTCCCCGGACAAGCCCACGGTGGCTCAGCTGGTGCAGTCCCACCACAAGAGCTCCTCTCTGGGGTCTGCATGTCTGGAGAAGCTGTCCAAGCCACCGgccagcggcggcggcggcagcgggGGCGGCGGCAGCGGGGGCAGCAGCGGGGGCGAGgcgactgaagctgctgcagccacGGAGGCAGAGCCGGAGAGCAAGGATGAGCAGCCG GGTATGGCTGCTCCGTGCTCCGCAGGGGCCAATCCTGAGCGAATCGCCACCAGCTCAGGGATGTACAAGCTGGACATTGACCTCAAGAGAGGCCACAACCTGGCCATACGCGACAGAGGAG GCAGCAGTGATCCATATGTCAAGATCAAACTCGGTAATAAAGAGGTGTTCAAGAGCAAAACCATCCACAAAAACCTCAACCCAGTGTGGGATGAGAAGAAGACTATAATAATGGATAATCTGAGTGAACCTTTGCATTTCAAG GTGTTTGACTATGACTTTGCCTTTCAAGATGACTTCATGGGTTCAGCTTACCTCTATGTGGAGTCTCTGGAGCAGCAGAG GTCAATACCTGTAACTCTGGTGCTGAAGGACCCACAGTATCCCGATCAGGATCTGGGCACCCTGGAGCTGGCCGTCACCCTGACACCTAAAGAAAGTCCCATAGAGGAGCGACGAGACGCGACG cagagggaggttAAGACGTATCGGTGGAGGCCTTATGTGAATAAA ACTATGCTGCTCAGGAGGTCCTGGAAACGATCCGCTAAG cagcagcagtcaacGCGTCTTTCAGAGATGCATCGGAAATCACAACTCTGGCGAGGGATTGTCAGCATTGCATTAATTGAAGGTCGAAACCTGACTCCCATGGACCCTAACGGCCTAAGTGACCCATACGTCAAGTTCAGACTGGGGCAACAGAAGTACAGGAGCAAG ACTGTGGCAAAGACCCTGAGTCCACAGTGGAGGGAGAAGTTTGACATGCATCTGTTTGACGAGACAGGAGGAGAGTTGGAGATCACAGTGTGGGACAGAGACACCGGCAGGAGAGATGACTTCATTGGACG CTGCCAGCTGGACCTCTCTGCTCTGGCTAAAGAGCAAACCCATCACCTGAAGCTGCCACTGGAAGAATCCCAGGGGTATGTGGTGCTGCTGGTCACGCTCACCGCCTCTGCCCACGTCTCCATCGCTGACTTGTCTCTCACACCGCTGGACGATCCACAGGAACACAGGGAGATACTCCAACGATAC aGTTTGCTGCAGTCATTCTCTAACTTTAAAGATGTGGGCATAGTGCAGGTCAAGGTGATGAGAGCAGAAGGTCTCATGGCTGCAGATGTGACTG GTAAGAGTGACCCTTTCTGTGTGCTGGAGCTGAATAACGACAgacttcagacacacactgtttacaAGAACCTAAATCCAGAGTGGTACAAAGTCTTCACCTT taatgtgaaagacattcactcATTGTTGGAGGTGACAGTGTTtgatgaagacagagacaggagcGCTGACTTCCTGGGAAAAGTTGCCATTCCCTTATTGAAT ATACGAAATGGTGAGCAGAAGAGCTACACACTAAAGAATAAGGAGCTGACGGGTCCAACCAAAGGAGTCATCTACCTAGAGATCGATGTCATCTACAACACT GTCAAAGCTGCTTTGAGGACTGTGGTCCCTGCAGAACAGAAATATATCGAGGAAGAACCAAAAGTCTCCAAACAG TTGCTCCAGCAGAATTTTAATCGTGTGAAGCGGTGCATCATGGTCCTGATCAACTATGGGACGTACATCAACAGCTGCTTTCAGTGGGAGTCTGCACAAAGGAGCATCATCTCCTTTGTG CTATTTGTGGTGGTTGTGTGGAACTTTGAGCTCTACATGTTGCCACTcgccttgctgctgctgctgctctggaacTACATCTTCTCTTCAAGCAGGGTAACAGGCGACATG TCAATGGAGGCCATGTTTGAATGGGAGGATGTAGAGGAGGATAAAGAAGATAAG GACTCAGAGCCCAAGGGCTTCATAGATAAACTATATGCCATCCAGGAAGTGTTCATCAGTGTGCAGAGTGCTCTGGATGAGGCTGCGTCTTATGGAGAGAGGATAAAGAA CACCTTTAACTGGACAGTGCCTTTTCTAAGCTGGTTGGCGATCACCGCCTTTTGTTTGGCCACAGTTCTGCTCTACCTCATACCTCTTCGATACATTGTGCTCGTATGGG GTGTGAATAAATTCACCAAGAAGCTTCGGAATCCGTACTTGATTGACAACAATGAGCTTCTTGACTTTCTATCCAGAGTCCCCTCGGATGTTCAAGTG ATGCAGTATCGTGAGCTGAAGCTCGACCCTGGACAAAGCCCCAACAAACGTAGGAGACCAAACCTGAGCTAA
- the mctp1b gene encoding multiple C2 and transmembrane domain-containing protein 1 isoform X7, translating into MAAPCSAGANPERIATSSGMYKLDIDLKRGHNLAIRDRGGSSDPYVKIKLGNKEVFKSKTIHKNLNPVWDEKKTIIMDNLSEPLHFKVFDYDFAFQDDFMGSAYLYVESLEQQRSIPVTLVLKDPQYPDQDLGTLELAVTLTPKESPIEERRDATQREVKTYRWRPYVNKTMLLRRSWKRSAKQQQSTRLSEMHRKSQLWRGIVSIALIEGRNLTPMDPNGLSDPYVKFRLGQQKYRSKTVAKTLSPQWREKFDMHLFDETGGELEITVWDRDTGRRDDFIGRCQLDLSALAKEQTHHLKLPLEESQGYVVLLVTLTASAHVSIADLSLTPLDDPQEHREILQRYSLLQSFSNFKDVGIVQVKVMRAEGLMAADVTGKSDPFCVLELNNDRLQTHTVYKNLNPEWYKVFTFNVKDIHSLLEVTVFDEDRDRSADFLGKVAIPLLNIRNGEQKSYTLKNKELTGPTKGVIYLEIDVIYNTVKAALRTVVPAEQKYIEEEPKVSKQLLQQNFNRVKRCIMVLINYGTYINSCFQWESAQRSIISFVLFVVVVWNFELYMLPLALLLLLLWNYIFSSSRVTGDMSMEAMFEWEDVEEDKEDKDSEPKGFIDKLYAIQEVFISVQSALDEAASYGERIKNTFNWTVPFLSWLAITAFCLATVLLYLIPLRYIVLVWGVNKFTKKLRNPYLIDNNELLDFLSRVPSDVQVMQYRELKLDPGQSPNKRRRPNLS; encoded by the exons ATGGCTGCTCCGTGCTCCGCAGGGGCCAATCCTGAGCGAATCGCCACCAGCTCAGGGATGTACAAGCTGGACATTGACCTCAAGAGAGGCCACAACCTGGCCATACGCGACAGAGGAG GCAGCAGTGATCCATATGTCAAGATCAAACTCGGTAATAAAGAGGTGTTCAAGAGCAAAACCATCCACAAAAACCTCAACCCAGTGTGGGATGAGAAGAAGACTATAATAATGGATAATCTGAGTGAACCTTTGCATTTCAAG GTGTTTGACTATGACTTTGCCTTTCAAGATGACTTCATGGGTTCAGCTTACCTCTATGTGGAGTCTCTGGAGCAGCAGAG GTCAATACCTGTAACTCTGGTGCTGAAGGACCCACAGTATCCCGATCAGGATCTGGGCACCCTGGAGCTGGCCGTCACCCTGACACCTAAAGAAAGTCCCATAGAGGAGCGACGAGACGCGACG cagagggaggttAAGACGTATCGGTGGAGGCCTTATGTGAATAAA ACTATGCTGCTCAGGAGGTCCTGGAAACGATCCGCTAAG cagcagcagtcaacGCGTCTTTCAGAGATGCATCGGAAATCACAACTCTGGCGAGGGATTGTCAGCATTGCATTAATTGAAGGTCGAAACCTGACTCCCATGGACCCTAACGGCCTAAGTGACCCATACGTCAAGTTCAGACTGGGGCAACAGAAGTACAGGAGCAAG ACTGTGGCAAAGACCCTGAGTCCACAGTGGAGGGAGAAGTTTGACATGCATCTGTTTGACGAGACAGGAGGAGAGTTGGAGATCACAGTGTGGGACAGAGACACCGGCAGGAGAGATGACTTCATTGGACG CTGCCAGCTGGACCTCTCTGCTCTGGCTAAAGAGCAAACCCATCACCTGAAGCTGCCACTGGAAGAATCCCAGGGGTATGTGGTGCTGCTGGTCACGCTCACCGCCTCTGCCCACGTCTCCATCGCTGACTTGTCTCTCACACCGCTGGACGATCCACAGGAACACAGGGAGATACTCCAACGATAC aGTTTGCTGCAGTCATTCTCTAACTTTAAAGATGTGGGCATAGTGCAGGTCAAGGTGATGAGAGCAGAAGGTCTCATGGCTGCAGATGTGACTG GTAAGAGTGACCCTTTCTGTGTGCTGGAGCTGAATAACGACAgacttcagacacacactgtttacaAGAACCTAAATCCAGAGTGGTACAAAGTCTTCACCTT taatgtgaaagacattcactcATTGTTGGAGGTGACAGTGTTtgatgaagacagagacaggagcGCTGACTTCCTGGGAAAAGTTGCCATTCCCTTATTGAAT ATACGAAATGGTGAGCAGAAGAGCTACACACTAAAGAATAAGGAGCTGACGGGTCCAACCAAAGGAGTCATCTACCTAGAGATCGATGTCATCTACAACACT GTCAAAGCTGCTTTGAGGACTGTGGTCCCTGCAGAACAGAAATATATCGAGGAAGAACCAAAAGTCTCCAAACAG TTGCTCCAGCAGAATTTTAATCGTGTGAAGCGGTGCATCATGGTCCTGATCAACTATGGGACGTACATCAACAGCTGCTTTCAGTGGGAGTCTGCACAAAGGAGCATCATCTCCTTTGTG CTATTTGTGGTGGTTGTGTGGAACTTTGAGCTCTACATGTTGCCACTcgccttgctgctgctgctgctctggaacTACATCTTCTCTTCAAGCAGGGTAACAGGCGACATG TCAATGGAGGCCATGTTTGAATGGGAGGATGTAGAGGAGGATAAAGAAGATAAG GACTCAGAGCCCAAGGGCTTCATAGATAAACTATATGCCATCCAGGAAGTGTTCATCAGTGTGCAGAGTGCTCTGGATGAGGCTGCGTCTTATGGAGAGAGGATAAAGAA CACCTTTAACTGGACAGTGCCTTTTCTAAGCTGGTTGGCGATCACCGCCTTTTGTTTGGCCACAGTTCTGCTCTACCTCATACCTCTTCGATACATTGTGCTCGTATGGG GTGTGAATAAATTCACCAAGAAGCTTCGGAATCCGTACTTGATTGACAACAATGAGCTTCTTGACTTTCTATCCAGAGTCCCCTCGGATGTTCAAGTG ATGCAGTATCGTGAGCTGAAGCTCGACCCTGGACAAAGCCCCAACAAACGTAGGAGACCAAACCTGAGCTAA
- the mctp1b gene encoding multiple C2 and transmembrane domain-containing protein 1 isoform X11: MAAPCSAGANPERIATSSGMYKLDIDLKRGHNLAIRDRGGSSDPYVKIKLGNKEVFKSKTIHKNLNPVWDEKKTIIMDNLSEPLHFKVFDYDFAFQDDFMGSAYLYVESLEQQRSIPVTLVLKDPQYPDQDLGTLELAVTLTPKESPIEERRDATQQSTRLSEMHRKSQLWRGIVSIALIEGRNLTPMDPNGLSDPYVKFRLGQQKYRSKTVAKTLSPQWREKFDMHLFDETGGELEITVWDRDTGRRDDFIGRCQLDLSALAKEQTHHLKLPLEESQGYVVLLVTLTASAHVSIADLSLTPLDDPQEHREILQRYSLLQSFSNFKDVGIVQVKVMRAEGLMAADVTGKSDPFCVLELNNDRLQTHTVYKNLNPEWYKVFTFNVKDIHSLLEVTVFDEDRDRSADFLGKVAIPLLNIRNGEQKSYTLKNKELTGPTKGVIYLEIDVIYNTVKAALRTVVPAEQKYIEEEPKVSKQLLQQNFNRVKRCIMVLINYGTYINSCFQWESAQRSIISFVLFVVVVWNFELYMLPLALLLLLLWNYIFSSSRVTGDMSMEAMFEWEDVEEDKEDKDSEPKGFIDKLYAIQEVFISVQSALDEAASYGERIKNTFNWTVPFLSWLAITAFCLATVLLYLIPLRYIVLVWGVNKFTKKLRNPYLIDNNELLDFLSRVPSDVQVMQYRELKLDPGQSPNKRRRPNLS, from the exons ATGGCTGCTCCGTGCTCCGCAGGGGCCAATCCTGAGCGAATCGCCACCAGCTCAGGGATGTACAAGCTGGACATTGACCTCAAGAGAGGCCACAACCTGGCCATACGCGACAGAGGAG GCAGCAGTGATCCATATGTCAAGATCAAACTCGGTAATAAAGAGGTGTTCAAGAGCAAAACCATCCACAAAAACCTCAACCCAGTGTGGGATGAGAAGAAGACTATAATAATGGATAATCTGAGTGAACCTTTGCATTTCAAG GTGTTTGACTATGACTTTGCCTTTCAAGATGACTTCATGGGTTCAGCTTACCTCTATGTGGAGTCTCTGGAGCAGCAGAG GTCAATACCTGTAACTCTGGTGCTGAAGGACCCACAGTATCCCGATCAGGATCTGGGCACCCTGGAGCTGGCCGTCACCCTGACACCTAAAGAAAGTCCCATAGAGGAGCGACGAGACGCGACG cagcagtcaacGCGTCTTTCAGAGATGCATCGGAAATCACAACTCTGGCGAGGGATTGTCAGCATTGCATTAATTGAAGGTCGAAACCTGACTCCCATGGACCCTAACGGCCTAAGTGACCCATACGTCAAGTTCAGACTGGGGCAACAGAAGTACAGGAGCAAG ACTGTGGCAAAGACCCTGAGTCCACAGTGGAGGGAGAAGTTTGACATGCATCTGTTTGACGAGACAGGAGGAGAGTTGGAGATCACAGTGTGGGACAGAGACACCGGCAGGAGAGATGACTTCATTGGACG CTGCCAGCTGGACCTCTCTGCTCTGGCTAAAGAGCAAACCCATCACCTGAAGCTGCCACTGGAAGAATCCCAGGGGTATGTGGTGCTGCTGGTCACGCTCACCGCCTCTGCCCACGTCTCCATCGCTGACTTGTCTCTCACACCGCTGGACGATCCACAGGAACACAGGGAGATACTCCAACGATAC aGTTTGCTGCAGTCATTCTCTAACTTTAAAGATGTGGGCATAGTGCAGGTCAAGGTGATGAGAGCAGAAGGTCTCATGGCTGCAGATGTGACTG GTAAGAGTGACCCTTTCTGTGTGCTGGAGCTGAATAACGACAgacttcagacacacactgtttacaAGAACCTAAATCCAGAGTGGTACAAAGTCTTCACCTT taatgtgaaagacattcactcATTGTTGGAGGTGACAGTGTTtgatgaagacagagacaggagcGCTGACTTCCTGGGAAAAGTTGCCATTCCCTTATTGAAT ATACGAAATGGTGAGCAGAAGAGCTACACACTAAAGAATAAGGAGCTGACGGGTCCAACCAAAGGAGTCATCTACCTAGAGATCGATGTCATCTACAACACT GTCAAAGCTGCTTTGAGGACTGTGGTCCCTGCAGAACAGAAATATATCGAGGAAGAACCAAAAGTCTCCAAACAG TTGCTCCAGCAGAATTTTAATCGTGTGAAGCGGTGCATCATGGTCCTGATCAACTATGGGACGTACATCAACAGCTGCTTTCAGTGGGAGTCTGCACAAAGGAGCATCATCTCCTTTGTG CTATTTGTGGTGGTTGTGTGGAACTTTGAGCTCTACATGTTGCCACTcgccttgctgctgctgctgctctggaacTACATCTTCTCTTCAAGCAGGGTAACAGGCGACATG TCAATGGAGGCCATGTTTGAATGGGAGGATGTAGAGGAGGATAAAGAAGATAAG GACTCAGAGCCCAAGGGCTTCATAGATAAACTATATGCCATCCAGGAAGTGTTCATCAGTGTGCAGAGTGCTCTGGATGAGGCTGCGTCTTATGGAGAGAGGATAAAGAA CACCTTTAACTGGACAGTGCCTTTTCTAAGCTGGTTGGCGATCACCGCCTTTTGTTTGGCCACAGTTCTGCTCTACCTCATACCTCTTCGATACATTGTGCTCGTATGGG GTGTGAATAAATTCACCAAGAAGCTTCGGAATCCGTACTTGATTGACAACAATGAGCTTCTTGACTTTCTATCCAGAGTCCCCTCGGATGTTCAAGTG ATGCAGTATCGTGAGCTGAAGCTCGACCCTGGACAAAGCCCCAACAAACGTAGGAGACCAAACCTGAGCTAA